AAAGAGGTGGATGTCCTGGTACCCCTGGCAGAAATGTTCGGGTACGCAAGCACTTTAAGATCCTTGACTCAGGGCAGGGGATCGTATAACATGGAGCCTTGTTATTATGCAGAGGTTCCGCAGCAGGTTGCGGAAAAGGTGATTGGGGCCCAGCGAAAATAAGGTGCAAAAGCCTCTGATGGGTGCTTTTGGCCTATTTTGCTAACCCCACTTTCTTTTTAGGTAAGTTATCTCACTGGAGGGCCGTTGGATGGCTAAGGAGAAATTTGAAAGAACAAAGCCTCACGTAAACGTGGGAACGATTGGGCACGTGGACCACGGGAAGACGACGTTGACGGCGGCGATTACGACGGTAATGGAGAAGAAGGGACTGGCGACGAAGATCAGCTACGACGAGGTAGCGAAGGCGAGCGAGAGCCAGGGGCGCAGAGACGCGACAAAGATTTTGACGATTGCAGTGAGTCACGTGGAGTACAGCACGGAGAACCGGCATTACGCGCACGTGGACTGTCCGGGTCACGCGGATTATGTAAAGAACATGATCACGGGTGCGGCTCAGATGGACGGGGCGATCTTGGTGGTGTCTGCGGCGGACGGACCGATGCCTCAGACGCGTGAGCATATATTGCTGGCTCGGCAAGTGAACGTTCCTTCGATTGTGGTGTTTTTGAACAAGGTGGACACGGTTGAAGATCCGGAGCTGCTGGACTTGGTGGAACTGGAAGTCCGGGAGCTGCTGAGCAAGTACGAGTATCCCGGGGACGACACTCCGATTATCAGAGGGAGTGCGTTGAAGGCATTAAACGGCGAGGACGACGAGCTTGGGGAGAAGTCGATACTTGCGTTAATGGAAGCGGTAGACACGTTTATTCCGACACCGGCTCGTGAGGTGGACAAGCCGTTTTTGATGCCTGTAGAGGATGTATTTTCGATTACGGGGCGCGGAACGGTAGGGACGGGAAGAATCGAGCGCGGTGAGATAAAGGTAGGGGAAGAAGTAGAGATTGTGGGTTTGTCCCATGACTCGAAGAAGACGACGGTGACCGGGGTAGAGATGTTCCGGAAGCTGTTGGACAGCGGGCAAGCCGGGGACAATGTAGGGTTGTTGCTCAGAGGAGTGGAGAAGACGGACCTGGAGAGAGGCCATGTATTGGCTGCGACAGGGAGCATCAAGCCACACACGAAATTTAGAGCCCAGGTGTATATATTGACGAAGGACGAGGGCGGGCGGCACACTCCGTTTTTCAAGGGGTACCGGCCGCAGTTTTATTTTAGAACAACGGATGTAACAGGGACGATTGAGTTGCCTGAAGGCGTGGAGATGGTGATGCCGGGAGATAACCTGGAGATCAACGGGGAGTTGTTCACGCCGATCGCGATGGAGAAGGAATTGCGTTTCGCGATTCGAGAAGGTGGCCGTACGGTTGGTGCCGGCGTCGTCGCCGAAATCTACGA
The nucleotide sequence above comes from Candidatus Omnitrophota bacterium. Encoded proteins:
- the tuf gene encoding elongation factor Tu translates to MAKEKFERTKPHVNVGTIGHVDHGKTTLTAAITTVMEKKGLATKISYDEVAKASESQGRRDATKILTIAVSHVEYSTENRHYAHVDCPGHADYVKNMITGAAQMDGAILVVSAADGPMPQTREHILLARQVNVPSIVVFLNKVDTVEDPELLDLVELEVRELLSKYEYPGDDTPIIRGSALKALNGEDDELGEKSILALMEAVDTFIPTPAREVDKPFLMPVEDVFSITGRGTVGTGRIERGEIKVGEEVEIVGLSHDSKKTTVTGVEMFRKLLDSGQAGDNVGLLLRGVEKTDLERGHVLAATGSIKPHTKFRAQVYILTKDEGGRHTPFFKGYRPQFYFRTTDVTGTIELPEGVEMVMPGDNLEINGELFTPIAMEKELRFAIREGGRTVGAGVVAEIY